A stretch of the Acetomicrobium thermoterrenum DSM 13490 genome encodes the following:
- the truB gene encoding tRNA pseudouridine(55) synthase TruB — MCKSGFLLINKPKGISSAACVALLKKKVGRKTKVGHAGTLDVPAFGLLVLLVGKMTRASSYVMELPKKYITTIKLGEQTDTDDASGRVIGTAEWRHIKESDIDSTLLSFLGHRLQVPPNVSAVSVKGSRAYELVRANKKVLLQPKAVFIQSIKRISPITKEGKFTIEVVCSKGTYIRSLARDLGSKLASLAHVAFLERTEIGSFKLQDALSLDFIRQLSNDAAKEMIIPPQEMLKNFCTCEANETEEDRLLNGQELTNIPRIKWWGIIEPSKAFVVKGCRTISFCKIRWLNGGCAIKPDTNIVL; from the coding sequence ATGTGTAAATCGGGTTTTCTTTTGATAAATAAGCCTAAAGGTATAAGCAGTGCTGCATGTGTTGCCCTGCTCAAGAAAAAAGTCGGGCGAAAGACTAAAGTGGGGCATGCCGGAACTTTAGATGTACCCGCTTTCGGGCTGCTCGTTTTACTCGTAGGTAAAATGACTCGTGCTTCATCTTACGTTATGGAGCTTCCCAAAAAGTATATAACTACAATAAAACTTGGAGAACAAACGGACACCGACGATGCAAGCGGAAGGGTCATAGGCACAGCCGAATGGCGGCATATCAAAGAAAGCGATATAGACTCAACTTTGCTGAGTTTTTTAGGGCACAGGTTACAGGTTCCTCCTAACGTATCTGCCGTGTCCGTAAAAGGGAGTCGTGCCTACGAGCTTGTCCGCGCAAATAAAAAAGTCCTCTTACAGCCAAAGGCGGTATTCATACAGAGCATCAAAAGAATAAGCCCTATCACGAAAGAGGGTAAGTTCACCATTGAAGTTGTTTGTTCTAAGGGTACATATATTAGAAGCCTAGCTCGAGATTTAGGTTCTAAATTGGCCAGTTTGGCCCACGTTGCCTTCTTGGAACGCACTGAAATAGGCTCCTTTAAGTTGCAGGATGCCCTTAGTCTTGATTTTATTAGACAACTTTCGAATGATGCTGCAAAAGAAATGATAATCCCTCCTCAAGAAATGCTCAAAAACTTTTGTACCTGCGAAGCGAATGAAACCGAGGAAGACAGGTTATTGAATGGACAGGAGTTAACAAACATCCCGAGAATAAAATGGTGGGGCATAATTGAACCCTCAAAGGCCTTTGTGGTAAAAGGATGTAGAACAATATCGTTTTGTAAGATCAGGTGGCTCAATGGTGGCTGTGCAATTAAACCAGACACTAACATTGTTCTTTAA
- a CDS encoding protein-L-isoaspartate(D-aspartate) O-methyltransferase: MVETQIKSRNIKNEALLEAMSKLPRHLFVPDNLRRVAYADCALPIGEGQTISQPYIVAKMTELLDPQKGDKVLEIGTGSGYQAAVLAFLGCEVYTIERIAPLSERAKKVFEKLGIADKVRTKIGDGRLGWAEESPFDCVIVTAAASKIEETWIDQLAEGGRLVVPLVVSFRTEQLIKMTKLKGRLHEERHDYCSFVPLLPGVKEI; the protein is encoded by the coding sequence ATGGTGGAAACTCAAATAAAAAGTCGTAATATAAAAAACGAAGCATTGCTTGAAGCGATGTCGAAGTTGCCGCGTCATCTTTTTGTGCCCGATAATTTGCGACGCGTTGCCTATGCGGACTGCGCTCTACCTATCGGCGAAGGCCAGACAATATCGCAACCTTACATCGTGGCCAAGATGACAGAATTGCTGGATCCTCAGAAGGGTGACAAAGTCCTTGAAATTGGCACTGGATCGGGTTATCAGGCAGCGGTTTTGGCATTTTTAGGATGCGAGGTATACACAATAGAAAGGATCGCCCCTTTGTCGGAAAGGGCGAAAAAGGTCTTTGAGAAGCTTGGAATTGCAGATAAGGTCCGGACAAAGATAGGCGACGGAAGGTTGGGCTGGGCAGAAGAATCTCCCTTCGACTGCGTCATTGTAACGGCAGCAGCGAGCAAAATAGAGGAGACATGGATAGATCAACTTGCAGAAGGCGGCAGGTTGGTGGTCCCACTGGTCGTATCCTTCAGAACAGAACAATTGATTAAAATGACAAAACTCAAAGGCAGGCTTCATGAAGAACGACATGACTATTGCTCTTTTGTGCCGCTTTTGCCAGGAGTGAAAGAGATATGA
- the rbfA gene encoding 30S ribosome-binding factor RbfA yields the protein MDKLRIERVNKEMMREISEFLVNNAKDPMLKKAVITEVRCTNDLSIAKVYFTSIDKSDLKEIGDSLNSLAGALSGIVCRQMRLRFAPKLVFVVDDTEDRAQRIEELLDKIAQKHSKPKRDEKLSDDEW from the coding sequence ATGGACAAATTGAGAATTGAACGGGTCAACAAGGAGATGATGAGAGAGATATCCGAATTTTTAGTGAACAATGCCAAAGATCCAATGTTGAAAAAGGCGGTCATCACAGAAGTAAGATGTACAAACGATTTGAGCATTGCCAAAGTATACTTCACCTCGATCGATAAATCCGATCTAAAAGAGATCGGCGATTCATTGAATAGCTTGGCAGGAGCTTTGAGTGGAATTGTTTGTAGGCAAATGAGACTCAGATTTGCGCCAAAGTTGGTCTTTGTCGTGGACGATACCGAAGACAGAGCTCAAAGAATTGAGGAGCTGCTCGATAAAATAGCCCAAAAACATTCAAAACCGAAGAGAGACGAAAAGTTGTCAGACGATGAATGGTAA
- the ileS gene encoding isoleucine--tRNA ligase yields the protein MPDDYKDTLNLPKTSFPMKANLAKRELDMLKFWEDIDIYEKLMEKRRGAEPFILHDGPPYANGNIHIGTAFNKILKDMIPKYKWMRGYFAPYVPGWDTHGLPIELRTLKDEGLDKDSLHPLELRKKCMQYAERYIDVQRDEFKRLGVIGDWENPYITFKPEFEAIELEAFAEMVDHGYVYRGQKPIYWCTDCQTALAAAEIEYEDIYSPSIYVAYSLKASDFSFLKGKEAYAIIWTTTPWTLPASLAIAVHPDFDYVFASSGDKIFLLAKGLIEKVQQQTGIHFDSILHEIKGKELEGRKAVHPFYDDREILFVLGEYVSLDEGSGCVHTAPGHGVEDFETGVRYGLEIYNPVDDRGYFTPETPLVGGLSLDDGSKKLMGVLRERGRLLGEGKIMHSYPHCWRCKKPVIFRATNQWFIAVSKFRDDSLKAISSVQWIPSWGQDRIANMVRDRSDWCISRQRIWGVPIPAFYCNDCGELILTSDRIRRVSEKVSQGGSDCWWRLEPEDLLDDLAFCPKCKSKSLRKETDIFDVWFDSGTSHMAVLTTRPELKWPATMYLEGSDQHRGWFQTSLLTSVATRGRAPFEMVLTHGFIVDGEGRKMSKSLGNVVQPQEVIGKYGADILRLWVASTDYRNDIRISETILRNLVESYRRIRNTLRYILGNLSDFDPHKDSVPFEEMEEMDLWILSKLQGVTSKVTKGFENFEFHVPTFTIHQLCVNELSAFYLDVNKDRLYVEASDSKLRRSCQTALWNIIKELTLMLSPILSFTSEEVWQYLRQIDNSLPESVFLEDWPVLDSNLYHESLEEKWDRILWLRGAVSRGLEIARNQDLIGQSLEACVNIKLDDETRKLKDLLSSYWWKEVFIVSDVQWVEDLPEAPVMHDDDETGVEVAIARAKGEKCPRCWMYAPEVSEIGLCNRCNQVLQQSR from the coding sequence ATGCCGGACGACTATAAAGACACGTTGAATTTGCCTAAAACTTCATTTCCAATGAAAGCTAACCTTGCAAAAAGAGAATTGGATATGTTGAAGTTCTGGGAGGACATCGATATCTACGAAAAATTAATGGAAAAAAGAAGGGGTGCCGAACCCTTTATCCTACATGACGGTCCCCCTTATGCAAACGGCAATATACACATCGGGACTGCTTTTAACAAGATATTAAAGGATATGATACCTAAGTATAAATGGATGAGGGGTTATTTTGCGCCCTATGTGCCCGGCTGGGATACTCACGGTCTTCCTATAGAGCTTAGAACCCTGAAGGATGAGGGCCTCGATAAAGATTCCCTGCATCCCCTCGAATTAAGAAAAAAATGCATGCAATACGCGGAACGCTACATAGATGTTCAACGCGATGAGTTTAAGCGTTTGGGAGTAATCGGAGATTGGGAAAACCCTTATATCACTTTCAAGCCGGAATTTGAAGCTATTGAACTTGAGGCCTTCGCAGAAATGGTAGACCATGGGTACGTATATCGGGGCCAGAAGCCCATCTACTGGTGCACGGATTGCCAAACTGCACTTGCAGCCGCAGAAATAGAATACGAAGATATATATTCGCCATCTATATACGTCGCCTATTCATTGAAAGCGAGCGACTTTTCTTTTTTGAAGGGGAAAGAAGCCTATGCCATCATATGGACTACTACGCCATGGACTCTTCCCGCAAGTCTAGCAATAGCAGTCCATCCTGATTTCGATTATGTCTTCGCGAGTTCCGGGGACAAGATCTTCTTGTTGGCAAAGGGGCTGATTGAGAAGGTTCAGCAGCAGACAGGTATTCATTTCGACAGTATACTTCACGAGATAAAGGGAAAAGAATTAGAAGGTCGGAAGGCCGTTCATCCCTTCTACGATGACAGAGAGATATTATTTGTCCTCGGAGAATATGTCTCCTTGGACGAAGGAAGCGGTTGCGTCCACACTGCACCGGGACATGGCGTTGAGGACTTTGAAACCGGAGTAAGGTATGGACTCGAAATATACAATCCCGTCGACGACAGAGGCTATTTTACCCCGGAGACGCCGTTAGTTGGCGGTTTAAGTCTGGATGACGGATCTAAAAAATTGATGGGAGTTTTGAGGGAAAGAGGTAGGCTTTTGGGAGAGGGCAAGATAATGCACTCCTACCCTCATTGTTGGCGGTGCAAAAAGCCGGTTATTTTCAGAGCGACGAATCAATGGTTTATTGCCGTGTCAAAATTCAGGGATGATTCGTTAAAGGCGATATCGTCGGTTCAGTGGATACCCTCCTGGGGGCAGGACAGAATTGCCAATATGGTAAGAGACAGGTCGGATTGGTGCATCAGCAGACAGAGGATTTGGGGTGTTCCCATACCTGCATTTTATTGCAACGACTGCGGAGAGCTAATTCTCACAAGCGATCGCATTAGAAGGGTAAGCGAGAAGGTAAGCCAAGGAGGTAGCGATTGTTGGTGGCGGCTGGAACCGGAGGATTTATTGGATGATCTTGCTTTTTGCCCGAAATGCAAATCGAAGTCCCTCCGAAAAGAGACTGATATATTCGACGTGTGGTTCGATTCGGGGACTAGCCACATGGCGGTTCTGACTACACGACCCGAGCTAAAGTGGCCTGCCACAATGTATCTGGAGGGGAGTGACCAGCATAGAGGATGGTTTCAAACTTCTCTGCTTACGTCCGTTGCCACAAGAGGAAGAGCTCCCTTTGAGATGGTGTTAACCCATGGATTCATCGTGGACGGTGAGGGTCGCAAGATGTCAAAATCCCTCGGTAATGTGGTACAACCCCAGGAGGTCATAGGTAAATACGGGGCAGATATATTGCGCCTATGGGTTGCCTCTACCGATTATAGAAACGATATAAGGATATCGGAAACCATATTGCGCAATTTGGTCGAATCCTACAGAAGGATAAGAAACACTCTGCGATATATCCTTGGCAACCTTAGCGATTTCGATCCCCATAAAGACAGCGTTCCCTTTGAGGAAATGGAGGAGATGGACCTTTGGATACTATCTAAACTTCAGGGCGTGACAAGCAAAGTCACCAAAGGATTTGAGAACTTTGAATTCCACGTTCCCACCTTCACGATTCATCAGCTGTGCGTCAACGAGCTTTCGGCATTTTATCTGGATGTGAATAAGGATCGACTTTACGTGGAGGCTTCTGACTCGAAATTGCGGAGAAGCTGTCAGACTGCATTATGGAATATAATAAAGGAATTAACATTAATGCTTTCGCCCATACTGAGCTTCACTTCCGAAGAGGTATGGCAATACTTGCGTCAAATTGATAACTCGCTTCCCGAAAGTGTATTTCTGGAGGATTGGCCTGTCCTGGATTCGAATCTTTATCACGAATCGCTGGAGGAGAAATGGGACAGGATACTATGGCTTCGGGGAGCGGTAAGCAGAGGCCTCGAAATTGCCCGCAACCAAGATCTGATTGGGCAATCTCTGGAAGCCTGTGTAAACATAAAACTTGATGACGAAACTAGAAAGCTAAAGGATCTCTTATCTTCCTACTGGTGGAAGGAAGTTTTTATAGTATCTGACGTTCAGTGGGTTGAAGATTTGCCAGAAGCGCCGGTAATGCACGATGACGATGAGACGGGTGTCGAAGTAGCGATTGCCAGGGCCAAGGGAGAGAAGTGTCCGAGATGTTGGATGTATGCGCCTGAAGTGTCGGAAATCGGCCTTTGCAACAGGTGCAATCAGGTGTTGCAACAATCTCGGTAA
- a CDS encoding DHH family phosphoesterase, whose protein sequence is MNGNGDSLKEILNAILTKKTWAIFVHERPDGDAIGSGSAFYSWGVALGKRCIWGGTHPVPKAYGYLPFVEEYQVMNFVPDVVREPDTAIIVLDTSNLERTVQGILDLYDSTLIVNIDHHMDNQRFGRLNYIDTSSSATAEIIWDLLNESKLPIPKDARIGIYTGIITDTGHFTYSNTTPKSHLIAQDVLSSGINPEQIFRYIYASRRLEGLKLWGLAFMRAFSTPDGKAVVSWLKKEDFEKLDADPYDSEGIVNQLLYVKGVIISALMTEGEDGEEVRVSFRAVTGVSVRELAQKWDGGGHPQAAACKIYLPMEKALDVVSKSIEEYVKNV, encoded by the coding sequence ATGAATGGTAATGGGGATTCTTTAAAAGAAATCTTAAATGCCATATTGACTAAAAAAACATGGGCTATTTTTGTTCACGAGCGGCCCGATGGCGATGCTATCGGTTCGGGCAGTGCTTTCTATTCTTGGGGCGTGGCTCTTGGTAAAAGGTGCATTTGGGGAGGTACTCATCCTGTGCCCAAAGCATATGGATATTTGCCCTTTGTCGAGGAATATCAAGTTATGAATTTTGTGCCCGATGTCGTAAGGGAGCCGGATACAGCAATAATAGTGCTAGATACTAGCAATCTCGAGAGGACCGTCCAGGGCATTCTTGATCTTTATGATTCTACTTTAATTGTAAACATCGATCACCACATGGATAATCAGAGGTTCGGTCGGCTCAATTATATAGATACATCTTCATCGGCTACAGCTGAAATCATTTGGGACTTGCTTAATGAGAGCAAGCTTCCTATTCCAAAGGACGCCCGTATTGGAATCTACACCGGAATAATTACTGATACGGGTCATTTTACCTATTCAAATACTACGCCTAAGTCCCACTTAATTGCTCAGGACGTCTTGAGCTCCGGGATAAATCCCGAACAAATATTTAGATATATATATGCCAGCAGGAGACTCGAAGGCCTTAAGCTTTGGGGTTTAGCTTTTATGCGAGCCTTTTCCACGCCCGATGGGAAGGCGGTTGTCAGCTGGCTAAAAAAAGAAGACTTTGAAAAGCTCGATGCTGATCCTTACGATTCAGAAGGTATAGTGAATCAACTTTTATATGTCAAAGGAGTTATAATAAGCGCTCTGATGACAGAAGGAGAAGACGGCGAAGAAGTAAGGGTTAGTTTCAGAGCGGTGACCGGCGTGTCCGTGAGAGAATTGGCACAGAAATGGGATGGCGGAGGTCATCCTCAGGCTGCAGCCTGTAAGATATACCTTCCCATGGAGAAAGCTTTGGATGTAGTGTCGAAATCGATCGAGGAATACGTCAAAAATGTGTAA
- the ribF gene encoding riboflavin biosynthesis protein RibF has translation MSVIVVLGSFDGFHKGHQALVEVARDASDRMDMPWGVMTFVPHPQIVLGNGCFVPLFTDSERDFIASFLNIPDFIKIPFSDVKDLNPKDFIEELGSRYKVRGIVVGKNFKFGKNRSGDVEFLKSYLTKKGWFFAAIPPFKIDGSVVSSSLVRQLVKKGYMQQTEAMLGYPYFIIAPVTEGDHRGRKLGFPTANLLASELKLLPPKGVYATAVLAHDRWWCGALNIGYNPTFERGDEIRIEVHLDQFEGDLYGEMIAVLLLAHIREEKKFESAEGLVVQMKDDVDRVREICRPWFYRREGLLFSLKGCWKSYEYRLKVTNYNRISR, from the coding sequence GTGTCTGTGATAGTTGTCTTGGGTTCATTTGACGGATTTCATAAGGGACATCAGGCTTTGGTTGAAGTTGCCAGAGATGCATCGGACAGGATGGATATGCCTTGGGGGGTAATGACCTTTGTGCCACACCCCCAAATCGTATTGGGAAACGGCTGTTTTGTTCCCCTTTTTACAGATTCGGAGAGGGATTTTATAGCTTCTTTCCTCAATATTCCGGATTTTATAAAAATCCCCTTCAGCGACGTGAAAGATTTAAACCCAAAAGATTTCATCGAGGAGTTAGGATCTCGATATAAAGTAAGAGGAATAGTAGTGGGTAAAAACTTCAAATTCGGTAAAAATCGCTCCGGTGATGTCGAATTCTTGAAAAGTTACTTAACAAAAAAAGGCTGGTTTTTCGCGGCTATACCGCCGTTTAAAATTGACGGTTCGGTTGTGAGTAGTTCCCTGGTAAGGCAACTCGTGAAAAAAGGATATATGCAACAAACCGAAGCAATGTTGGGATATCCCTATTTCATCATAGCGCCAGTTACGGAAGGCGATCACAGGGGGCGGAAACTGGGATTTCCTACGGCTAATTTACTTGCATCAGAACTTAAACTGCTACCGCCTAAAGGGGTGTATGCGACGGCGGTCTTGGCTCATGACAGATGGTGGTGTGGAGCTTTAAACATAGGATATAATCCCACTTTTGAAAGAGGAGATGAAATTCGGATAGAAGTGCATTTGGATCAATTCGAAGGCGATCTCTACGGTGAAATGATCGCTGTTCTGTTGTTGGCCCATATAAGAGAAGAAAAAAAGTTTGAATCAGCAGAAGGGCTAGTTGTTCAAATGAAAGATGATGTTGACAGGGTAAGAGAAATTTGCCGTCCTTGGTTTTATAGGCGGGAGGGGCTGTTGTTTTCGCTAAAAGGATGCTGGAAAAGTTATGAGTATCGCTTGAAGGTTACGAATTATAATAGAATTTCTAGATAA
- a CDS encoding DUF1850 domain-containing protein, translated as MRKKLSLVLLCLLLLFAEVYLLFVPQYWLCLSHASGRDGFLVPLGQGVVLSYIHSLERTPVEDVFILQGDRIWLYEERVKSHNAGLPTFDQYPGSMIKTKDWLIFRGGRRHWPYVQCRVGNDSIGENILTIGSKRYELYNTYRGESIRLYVLMRPLL; from the coding sequence ATGAGAAAAAAGCTCAGCTTGGTATTGCTTTGTTTGCTTCTTTTATTTGCTGAAGTTTATTTATTGTTTGTTCCGCAGTATTGGTTATGTCTTTCCCATGCAAGCGGAAGAGACGGATTTTTGGTTCCCCTAGGGCAAGGGGTGGTTTTAAGCTATATCCACAGCCTCGAGCGAACTCCCGTCGAAGATGTGTTCATATTACAGGGGGACCGCATATGGCTTTACGAAGAGAGGGTTAAATCCCACAATGCGGGGCTGCCGACATTTGACCAATATCCGGGTTCGATGATCAAGACGAAGGATTGGCTGATATTTCGTGGAGGTAGACGTCATTGGCCATATGTTCAATGCAGAGTGGGTAATGATTCAATAGGTGAGAATATATTGACCATAGGCAGTAAGCGATACGAACTTTACAATACTTATCGAGGAGAGTCGATTCGCCTATACGTGCTAATGAGACCCCTATTATAG
- a CDS encoding DUF503 domain-containing protein, whose translation MRDIPKLFVAVVIMTVKIPSAGSLKDRRQIVKSLTDLLKKRLNVSVVDLGPDNIWDLAYIAVVSASASAKEAESLLDAVERHVLLAEAKNGFEIINFDREVECYGQIEN comes from the coding sequence ATGAGAGATATCCCAAAATTATTCGTTGCCGTTGTAATAATGACCGTAAAAATACCCTCTGCCGGCAGCCTGAAGGACAGACGTCAAATCGTGAAATCTCTGACCGATCTTTTGAAAAAGAGGTTAAACGTATCGGTTGTCGATCTCGGTCCTGATAATATATGGGATTTGGCCTATATAGCTGTTGTTTCGGCATCGGCTTCCGCTAAGGAGGCCGAGTCTCTTCTCGATGCTGTGGAACGCCACGTCCTTTTGGCAGAAGCCAAAAACGGTTTTGAAATAATTAATTTCGATCGAGAGGTTGAATGTTATGGACAAATTGAGAATTGA
- a CDS encoding TRAP transporter permease, whose translation MVDNKLQDQVIDLNEVIRQYDTESRYRTLKGWQNYFILVIAVAMSLFHLYTAGFGLLLAMKQRAVHLAFVLFLTFLMYPATKKSPSDKIPWYDFILATVAAYSVLYMVIHFNELIMRAGLPTTMDIFIGFLGIGMLLEATRRVSNPVLPILAIISIIYCYFGRYFPALFAHRGFNTARIINHMYLGTEGVFGVPISVSATFVFMFILFGSILQETGMGKFVIDLALAIAGKSTGGPAKVAVLSSGIMGTISGSSVANVCTTGTFTIPLMKSIGYKPYFAAAVEAVSSTGGQIMPPIMGAAAFIMAEFLGVPYIKVALAAIIPALLYYAAVIIQVHLEATRLGLLGLPKERLPELWKLLRAKGHLLIPLFAIIYFLVAGYTPMKAAYYGVLTTIAVSFISKETRLTFPKLIDGLANGAKGSLGVACACGTVGIIVGMATLTGLGLRIASLIITISKGNLLITLLLTMVTCILLGAGLPTTANFIVTSTIAAPALLQLGVAPIAAYMFVLYFGIAADLSPPVALAAYAGAGIAGSEPMKTGVTAVKLALAGFLVPYIYVMNPMLVLVDVTPIPFVLAIATAMMGVFLLGMSTIGYYKAQIPFWLRSIIFCGAISLLKPGLYSDTFGLAVMIFTIFFQKRRALKIN comes from the coding sequence ATGGTGGATAACAAGCTTCAGGATCAAGTAATCGACCTAAATGAAGTCATACGTCAATACGATACTGAATCGCGTTATCGAACGCTAAAGGGGTGGCAGAACTATTTTATCTTAGTAATAGCTGTTGCAATGTCGCTCTTTCATCTTTACACAGCTGGTTTCGGTCTTCTCTTGGCCATGAAGCAGAGGGCGGTTCACCTGGCATTTGTGCTGTTTTTGACCTTTTTAATGTATCCTGCTACCAAAAAATCCCCAAGTGATAAAATTCCTTGGTATGATTTCATTCTGGCGACTGTTGCGGCATATTCTGTGCTTTATATGGTGATACATTTTAACGAGCTTATCATGCGCGCCGGGCTTCCAACGACCATGGACATATTCATTGGATTCTTGGGTATTGGCATGCTCCTTGAAGCTACCAGAAGAGTTTCAAACCCTGTGTTGCCGATCCTTGCTATTATTTCTATCATCTATTGCTATTTCGGCAGATATTTTCCTGCGCTTTTTGCCCACAGGGGGTTTAACACCGCTCGCATAATTAACCATATGTACTTGGGCACAGAGGGTGTATTTGGAGTGCCTATTTCCGTTTCGGCAACTTTTGTCTTTATGTTCATCCTCTTTGGTTCCATTCTTCAGGAGACGGGGATGGGTAAATTCGTAATAGATTTGGCATTGGCCATAGCCGGCAAGTCTACGGGAGGTCCCGCGAAAGTGGCCGTATTAAGCTCGGGAATCATGGGGACCATATCAGGTTCGTCGGTAGCAAATGTCTGCACAACCGGCACTTTTACCATCCCCCTTATGAAGAGTATAGGATATAAACCATATTTCGCAGCTGCCGTTGAAGCCGTTTCTTCCACCGGCGGGCAAATCATGCCCCCAATAATGGGCGCAGCTGCCTTCATCATGGCTGAGTTTTTGGGCGTTCCTTATATAAAGGTTGCCCTGGCAGCCATAATTCCGGCACTTTTATATTACGCTGCCGTCATCATACAGGTACACCTCGAAGCTACAAGGCTTGGCCTGTTGGGATTGCCTAAGGAAAGATTGCCCGAACTCTGGAAATTGCTGAGAGCAAAGGGGCATTTGCTCATTCCATTGTTTGCAATCATATATTTCCTCGTTGCCGGCTATACTCCCATGAAGGCTGCTTACTATGGCGTACTTACCACAATAGCCGTGTCCTTCATATCTAAAGAAACGAGGCTTACGTTTCCCAAGTTAATTGACGGCTTAGCCAACGGAGCCAAGGGTTCTCTGGGAGTGGCTTGCGCCTGCGGCACGGTAGGGATCATAGTAGGAATGGCCACATTGACGGGTCTCGGACTTAGAATTGCGAGCCTGATAATTACGATTTCTAAAGGAAATTTGTTAATAACACTACTTCTTACAATGGTAACCTGTATATTGTTGGGAGCAGGTCTTCCTACGACGGCGAACTTCATCGTAACGAGCACAATTGCAGCACCTGCCCTTCTTCAGCTCGGCGTCGCTCCCATAGCGGCATATATGTTCGTCCTTTACTTTGGTATTGCCGCGGATTTGAGTCCGCCGGTAGCTTTGGCGGCTTACGCCGGGGCGGGCATTGCAGGGTCTGAACCAATGAAAACAGGCGTTACTGCTGTCAAACTGGCGCTGGCAGGTTTTTTGGTTCCTTATATATATGTAATGAACCCGATGCTTGTATTGGTGGACGTAACACCTATACCTTTTGTCCTAGCCATAGCAACGGCCATGATGGGCGTATTTCTCCTTGGAATGTCGACCATAGGCTACTATAAAGCCCAAATACCTTTTTGGCTCAGGAGTATAATTTTCTGTGGAGCCATAAGCCTTTTAAAACCTGGATTATACTCCGATACCTTTGGTCTGGCGGTCATGATATTTACCATCTTCTTCCAAAAAAGGAGAGCATTAAAGATAAATTGA